The genomic window GAATTTCCGTTTTTCCGGCACCACAGACAGCCCAAATAAGATGGGATTGATTTTTTTGTTCAACTGCTTCTACAAGCCGATTGCTAGCTTGCTTTTGGTAAAGAGAAAGCTCTCCTTCCCATTGACAACTGTTTTCTTTTGGTTCGTAGTGAAGAGAATCTCCAGTCCAAACGAGAAACTGTTTACAGGAAGAAGCCTTTCCCATTTGGATACAGTGTCGACAATACGTACAGGTAGTTTGACAATGATGACAAAAATGATCATAAAAACGTGACGGCTTATCATTCCCACACCGTACACATTTCCAAATGCCCTTTTCAAACACTAAAACAGGTTCTGAATAAACGAGTTGCTTCTGTTTAGATTGAAGCAATAATTCAGCTGAAAAAGGCCATTCGCTAGACAGCATACACCGATGATGCAAAAAATGCTGGATCTTTTTGAAGTCGTTCTTGTTCAACAACCTACCTCCTTCTATTGAATTAACACCACCCAATACCTAAACTACTCGGTCCTAAATGAGTCCCAATTACCGGACCAAAATAGCTAATTTCCACATTCGCTTCAGGATAAGCGTCTTGAATTTTTGTTTTTAAACTCTCCGCACCTTCTAAACGATTAGCATGAATAACCGCGATTTCGTTTACATGACCATTTTTCAAGTCATCAAATAACAAATCTAGCATGCGGTTAAGCGCTTTTTTCTCTGTCCTTACTTTTTCAAACGGCATAATTTGGCCTTCTTCAAAATGGAGAATCGGCTTAATTTGTAACAAACTTCCAAAAATCGCCTGAGCTCCGCTTAAACGACCACCACGACGTAAATGGTTTAAATCGTGTACCATAAAGTAGGCGCGGACTTGCTGTTGTTGCTTCTCTAAATATGTAAGTATATCTGCACCGCTGCTCCCTTCAAGAGCTAACTTAGCTGCAGAGCGCACGTAGAACCCCTGTGGAGAACAGCTAATTTCCGAATCAAATCCATAAACATTTAACGTCTCTTTCATTTCCCCGGCAGATAAAGCGGTTTGAAGCGTTCCACTTATTCTCGCAGATAGGTGAATACAAACGACGTCTGTATAACCTTCTTGCTCAAGACGATTGAATAACTCAACAAACTCTCCTATCGCTGGCTGAGAAGTTGTTGGTAACGCTTCCTCCTCCTCAAGCTTTTGATAAAAAGCTTCCGTTGTTAAATCAATTCCTTCTCTATAAGTGCCATCTGAAAAATTAACACTTAAAGGAATGGTATTAATCTTTAGCTCTTCAATCGTCTCTTTTGCTAGATAGGCTGTTGTATCGGTAATTACCGCGGTTTTTATCATTCGTTATTCCTCGCTTCTTTTCTACAATCAGTCACTTCCCTTAAATTTAGCGGAAATAGACCTGACATTCAAGAAATATTAAAGAATTTCCCGAGAAATAATATCGTTTCTTAGCGAACAATGACGTATCCTTTTTTAATCGCTTCAACAACCGCCTGCGTTCGATCATTTACATTCATTTTTTGCAAAATATTACTAACGTGGTTTTTGACGGTTTTTTCACTAATGTAGAGGGATTCCCCAATTGCTCTATTATTCTGTCCATCCGTCATTAACTGAAGCACTTCACACTCTCTTCTCGTTAAAATATGGAGCGGCTTACGGTATTCAACTTCTCTATATCCAACAGAATCTTGGTGCTTTTCATCTTGCTTTGCTAAACGACGGTATTCTTTTATTAAATTAGACGTTACTTTTGGATGAATATAAGCTCCACCAGTAGCTACGACTTTCACTGCTTCTACTAATGATTCAGCGTCCATCTCTTTTAATAAATAACCTGACGCTCCTGTACGCAACACATGAGATACATAGGATTCATCGTCATGGATGGACAAGATTAACACTTTTACTTTCGGAAACACTTTTACAAGTTCTTTAGTCGCCTCTACACCATTAAGCTTCGGCATATTTATATCCATTAAAATAACATCTGGACGATGGTTACGCACAAGATCAATTACTTGAGAACCGTCCTCGCCATCTGCTACTACGTTAAAGTTCTGTTCCATTGAAAGAATTCGTTTAACTCCTTCTCTAAACAATGGGTGGTCATCTATTATGACAATTCTAATTTCGTCTGTCTCTTGTACAATCACTGTTTATCACCTCTCGTAAACGACTACATTATTAAACTGTTGTTACAGGCAGCTGGATAAAAATACTTGTGCCCTGTTCTATTTCCGATTGGATCTTAATCGATCCATTCAACATGTTCACTCGCTCTTTCATACCGATAATGCCAAACGACGCTTCTTTTTTTTGAGATGGGTTAAAGCCAATGCCATCATCTTTAACGACAACCATAACTTGATTCCGATTCATTTCAATTTTTACAAGTATCTCTGAAGGCTTTGCATGCTTTAATGCATTTTGAACCGCTTCTTGCACAAGCCGGAAAAGAGCAATTTCAAAATGCTGCTCTAACCTGTTATCAATGCCAAAATGTTTAAAATGAATGGTTAAGTCATGACGTTCTTCGCTGTTTTCCAAATACTTTCTGAGAGTCGGTACTAAACCAAGATCTTCAAGAGCCATCGGTCGTAAATCGTAAATAATTCTTCGTACTTCTGCTAAAGAAGATCGAACCATTATTCGCAAGCCACGGATTTCTTTTAATGCCTCTTGAATCCCTTTCTCATGATAAATTCGCTCAATTAATTCTGAATGCAACATGACATTTGCCATCATTTGAGCTGGTCCATCATGAATTTCGCGAGATAACCGACCTCTTTCTTCCTCTTGAGCTTCTATTATCTTCAACCCAAAAGATTGCTTTTCCTTCGCATCTTCAATAATTTCTCCAACTTTTTTCAAATCGCTAGCTAAAAAATCAAACACTACTGACATTTGAACGGAAAGTTGCTCAGCACGACTTATTGTATCTTGTAAGTTTCTTAATCGTCTTTCAATATCGTCTCTTCTCGTCCGCAATAGCTTTTCTTCCTGTTGTAAAACAGCCATTTCGACTTGGAATTCACTTGCTTGTTCATATGCCGCTCGAACTTCATCATTCGTATAATTATTAAACTCTTTACTTACTTTTGCTAACCGATTTCTTGCATGCCTTGCATTGAGAGACGATTTGTCCACTTTTTGAATGACTTCTAACACTTTTTGTTTTGTTTGCTCGAGTTCCTTACTTAAATATACATGTTCAGTTCTAGATCGTTCTCCAATTTCAAAAATCTTTTCTCTACTTGTTGACACAGTATCTATTGTTTGAGAAATAATCTGATTTAAAACTTTTACTTCTTCCATTTAAATCCCCACTTTATGAAAAACAATGGTTTGCTCGTTGCTGCAACTGGGCTTAAAGCATTATCCTTTAAAATTAAGCCGCTATCCGTTATTCTTATCTTACACTATCCGATGGAGAAAGAAAGACGAATATAGTAAAAGAGTACGATTTTTATCTCAGTAGTAGAGAATACCGCCAATACTATCAGACCAGTGTTACATCACGGTTTCGTGAATATGTAAAAATATAAAAATTATTATAGGAGGAAACCATTGTTAGCGAACTATAAAACGGTCAAACAGACAGGTAATTATGAAATTGTGGTTCAAAAATCACGATTTATCTCCCACTTTAAACGCACATCGACAGAGCAAGAAGCTCTTGATTTTATTCAAGAAATCAAAAAAAATCATTGGAATGCCACCCATAATTGTTCTGCCTATTTGATCGGTGAAACAGATCATATACAAAAGGCCAACGATGATGGTGAACCGAGTGGGACAGCTGGTGTGCCAATGCTCGAGGTCCTAAAAAAACGAGGATTAAAAGACACTACCGTTGTTGTCACACGTTATTTTGGTGGCATTAAATTAGGTGCAGGCGGACTGATTCGCGCATATGGTGGTTCGGTAAGTGAAGGATTGAAACAAATTGGCGTTGTGAATCGTACACTCTGTTATACAATGGCAACAACGATTGATTATACGTGGCTGGGAAAAATTGAAAATGAAATCCGCCAATCTTCTTATCCTTTAAAAGAAATTACCTATGCCGATTCTGTCACGGTTCATGTTTTTGTTGAATCTGATCAAATCGATGCATACAAAGACTGGATAACAGAACTGACAAATGGGCAAGCCGAAACGATACAAGGAAAAAGCGTCTATCTAGAAACAGACGCTTGAATCGAAAGAGATAGCTTTTGAAGTAATACGGTTATGGCTTGATAAAGGTTTTCATGTGTGAGCGGGTTTGCTTCATTTAATTCTTTTGTAAAGGGAATATGAATAAACCCACTTGGCACACGCTTTTCCAAGCGCTTTAGCTCATGCAACGTCTCATACATAAGCGCATTACAAACATAAGTACCAGCTGTATTGGACACATAAACATGTGAATCGTGTTCCTTTACTCCTGCCTCTATTTCTCGAAGTGGTAGCGTTGAAAAATAAGCAGCTGGTCCTTGTTCATGAATCGGTTGATCGCTCATAACGACTCCATCATTATCTTCTGGACCATCCATTACATTAATCGCTATACGCTCTAACGAGATAGCCGTTCGCTTTCCTGCAAGACCTAACATGACAATGGCTGCTGGGTCCTCTTCCTTTATTAATTTTTTCATTATTTCAGCTGCTCGCTGAAACGAAACCGGTAACACAACACTTTTTACCTGCAGCCCATTTATCACCTTTTCATCTAAAGCTGACACAATTAACTCGCTTGGATTCGCTTCATGATTGAGGAATGGTTCGAACCCAGTTAAAATCACTTTCTTCATTAAAGAATCCCCCTTTACTTTCCCGCTTGTTATTACTATCATATCATATGACAACATAAGAATGAGGGACGCTACGTGGACACTTGGGAAATCTTTACGATTATTGGCACAATTGCTTTTGCGTTATCTGGCGCAATCGTTGCCTTTGAAGAAAAATATGATTTATTTGGCATATATACACTCGCTTTTATTACAGCTTTTGGTGGTGGAATGATCCGAAACATTGTTGTAGGCATACCCGTTTCCGCTTTTTGGAGTCAAACATCTTTGTTTATCATTACCTTTTGCCTTATCACCATTCTATTCTTTTTACCTGCGTTTTTATTTAAACTATGGGACCGATGGGGCGTCTTCTTTGACGCAGTCGGCTTATCTGCCTTTGCCATACAAGGCGCGCTTTTTGCCAAAACGGCGAACGAATCTATCTTTGCGATGATGCTTGCCGCAGTCTTAACGGGTGTAGGCGGAGGTATCCTTCGTGATGTTCTTGCTGGTAGAAAACCGATGGTGCTTCATAGCGACATTTACGCTGGCTGGGCGTTGATGGGCGGCATCATTATCGGACTAGGTTTAGACCACCCCATTATGCAATATAGCTTATTTGTCTTAATCATTGTCATGCGCATGCTAACCGTTCATTACAAGTGGCGGTTGCCGCAAGTAGATAAGAGGATTTAGAAAAGAGCTAGGCAGAATTTCTGCCTAGCTCTTTCGCTTTAAAAGTTAATCAACTGCTGCGTTTTCGTCATTTAACTGAACCGTATGCCAGCCATAGTCATTGTTTCCAACTTCATATGAAATCCCGCTTACACGGTTATTAATTGGGAATGTATCAATTTGATAAAGCGTTGGTGCAAGTGGTAACACTTCATTAATATGTGCTTGGAATTGATTGTATACATCTTGTCGATAAGATTGTTCAAATGCACCCTCAGAAAGTCCATCAGCTAATATTTCCTCTAGCGTATCATCTGTATAGCGCGGATAGTTGAACATTGATTGTGATCCAAATATTCCAGAAGGATCAACGTCAGAGCCTACATTCCATCCAGCAGAATACATGTCAATTGCCGGATCATCTTCTTCAATTCGATCATAAAACGCATTTGGCTCAGTTAAAGATCCTTCCAATAGCTCAATATTTAGTCCAATATCTCTCCATGCCTGCATTTCATAATTGGATACGGCCTCAGCAGTTGCATCACCTTGACGAGCGGCATACGTGATAACGAGCTCTTCACCATTTGGATCTTCAACAAATCCATCGCCATCTAAATCTTCATAGCCAGCCTCTGCTAACAGCTCTTTCGCTCTCTCTGGATCGTAGTCAAACCCTGGGTTTGTATCATCATGATACAATGCATGATATGGCGGAATGACCGTTGTTGCTGGGAAGCGCAATCCATTATACATACGATTTCCTAATTCTTCATAATTCACGGCTAACCGCACTGCTTCCCGTAATGATTCATTAGCCATTTTTGAATCAGGGTCATATGCAACTTCGCCTGCGTCCGCATCCCAAGTTCCAAGTTTAAATCCTGTATACTGATAGCCTCTTGACACTCTTCCCAACCAATCCACATTACTCATATCTGCATTATCTGCAAATTGCGTTGCCGGGAATGTTGTAACGATATCAATTTGACCTGTTTTTAACGATTCGACTACAACATCTGGGTTTACAACTGTCAACACAACTTCATCAACAAGAGGTGCTCCTTGCCAGTAGTCTTCGTTTTTAGACAGCGTTACAGATTCACCTGGAACGATGTTTTCTACAACGAACGGCCCGTATCCTAATGGTTCTCTACGAACTTGGTCAGACGAAGGCATATCTGCTACTTCTACACCTTCAAAATAATGCTTCGGCATTGCATAATACCATATACCACCGCTCATTAATGAAGGAGTTGCTTCTTTAAACGTCAATTCGACTGTTTTTTCATCGATAATATTAAACCCTGAAATGTCGTCCGCTTCTTCATTGTGGTATTCTTCCATCCCAACAATATTTCTAAAAGAAGCATCGTAACGAACGCCGTCATAATCTTTATGACCAATGACTTCGTGCGCAAATACAAAGTCTTCTGCTTTTACAGGTTCTCCATCATGCCAGTTGACATTATCTTTTATCGTAATCGTATAAGTTAAGTTATCTTCGGAAACGTCAATAGTTGCCGCACCTTCATCTGTAATGTTAAAGGCTTCATCCATTGTAAACAAAGATTCACTAAAGAATTGTATGATGTCATTATCAGTTGAAATGGAATAATGTTGCCAATCAAGTGTACCTTCAAAAGGTGAGCTAGCTACAACACCAACATTTAATGTGCCACCTTCAATGGCCTCTCCATCTGCTGTTTTTGTCGGTTCAAAATCGTCTAAAGAATAAATACCATCTTCATTTTCAATGGTTTCTTCTGAGCCCTCTTCTTCTCCAGTACCACTTGGTTCAGAAGATCCTCCCCCATCACCATTATCACTACATGCCGCAAGTGCTAGAACGGCAACAAGCGTAGGTGCTAAATAAAATTTAGGCTTTAAAAGCTTTTTCATAATTGCTCCTCCTTTTAACCTCTTCTTTGTTTTGCATCAGTCGCGCGTTTTAATGCTTGACCAACATTATTTATACACAGCATCAACACTAAAACTAAAATCGATGCAGGTAACCATACCCAGGGGCGTAGCTCGAGAATCTGTGGATTTGTCGCGTGACTCATTAGAGTCCCTAAACTTGGTGTGGACTCTGGGAATCCAAACCCTAAAAATGATAGTCCTGTCTCAATTCCAATATTCGCAGCCAAACTAAGCGTTAAGTTTACAATAATAATAGAATTTAAGTTTGGTAGTAAATGACTAAAAATAATTTTGTAGTGCGGCGTCCCTAATGTACGGGCTGCTTGAATATATTCGAGTTCACTCTGTTGTAGAGCTTTTGAACGTATTAACCTTGCCATGGATATCCATATAAAAGCAGACATAATTAATGTAAATTGAAGAAGCGAATAATTAGGCACAACCGCTACAAACGCAATGATAATCATTGTAGTTGGCAGTACTAAGAAGAAATCAACAATTCGCATAACCACATTGTCAGTATGACCGCCAAAATAACCAGCAATTAACCCCATTCCTAATCCAACAAGTCCAGACAATACCGTTACTGCAACTCCTATTAAAAGAGAATTGCGTGTACCAATGATTAATTGACCAAACACATCACGTCCGCCATGATCTGTACCTAACCAAAATTCTGATGATGGAGGTTCAAAAATAGCTAGTAAATCAACCGTGACAATTTGATCTTGATCTAGAATAATTGAAACACCAAACACAAACGCAGCGATCAATAGTAGTAAGATTGCTGAAATTAACGCAACTTTATCTTTTAAAATTTCAACAAGTATGACTTTGGCTCCTGATGGTGTTTTGATAAGTGCATCTTTACTTGGATCGATTTGTATCTTTTTTTGTGCTTCCATTTTTAATCCTCACCCTCTTACTTAATACGAATTCGTGGGTCTACCATGCTTAAAATAATGTCTGACAACATTGTTCCAACTACAGCTAAACAACCAGATAGTAATAAGAGCGCAGTGACGACACTATAATCTCTGTTATTTATAGAAGATATTAGCAAATCCCCTATTCCCGGAAAGCTAAAGACCCTTTCAATAAAAACAGAACCACCTAATATCCCTGTAATTTCGTATCCGAAGAAGGCAGCGATAGGAAGTAGAGAATTTCTGAAAATATGCTTATTGTAAACTCTATTTTCACTTGCTCCCTTTGCCTTAGCAGTTAAGATAAATTCTTTATGTTTAATATCTATAATCTCACTTCTTAAATATTGCACAGTTCCAACAGTCGTTATGAGAGCAAGAGATAGTGCTGGCAACGTCATATGATAAATTTTACTTATATAGTATTCAAACGTCCCTGTTACAAGACCAGGAGAAACACTTCCACTAACAGGAAACCAGTTTAAACGGAAACCAAAAACAAATAGTGCAATAAGCCCAAAAATAAAGCTTGGAACTGCAAAACCAACGTATGTATAACCTGCAATAGCACGGTCTGCCCATGTATCATTAAAGCGTCCACTTACAATTCCTAAAGGAATGGCAATCAAATAAGAAAAGAGTAAGGTAAGCACCCCTAGTCCCGCTGTGTTTAACAAGCGATCGCCAATGAGTTCTGTAACATCCATTTTGTAGCGAAACGACTGACCAAAATCCCCTGTTATGGCGTTTCCTATCCACCGCCCATACTGTTGATACCAAGGATCGTTCAACCCATGTATCTCCCGTAATTCTGCTAAACGCTCTGCCGTAATACTAGGATCTATCATCCCTGTAAACGGATCACCTGGCATTTGACTAGCTAAAATGAACACAAGTATACTTAGAAAGAACAACTGTGGAACAGCAATTAACATACGTCTAACAATAAATTTCCACATCGTTAACTCCCTTCCGGCATTGCAACTCTATGAGTTTCAGACAAACTTTTTAAAGGGTATGCAAGTCCTTCATGATCAAAATAATCTTGTGTATTCGTTTCATACTCTTCATTTATTTTCTTTCGAATCAATTGAATATCTCCTCTTTTTGTTGGATCAATATCTGGAATAGAGGATATTAACCTTCGCGTATAGATGTGCTGCGGGTTAGTAAAAATGTCATCAGGTGTTCCTTCCTCTACAAATCTACCTTTATACATAATGCCGATATGATCGCATATATGGCGTATGATGCCTAAATCATGACTTATAAAGAAGTAAGTTAAATTTAAATCCTTTTGAATATCTTGCATAAAATTTAACACTTGAGCTTGAACAGAGACGTCTAATGCAGAAACTGGTTCATCTGCTATTATTAATTTTGGCTTTAAGGCTATTGCCCGAGCGATACCAATACGTTGTCGCTGTCCGCCTGAAAATTCGTGCGGGTATTTAAAAATACTATCAGGACTTATACCTACTCGTTCTAGTAGCTCTTGAACAGCTCGCTGCTCTTCTCGCTTTGTCATTTTTTCGAAATTCCTAAATGGTTCTGCAACAATGTCTATGATTCTTTTTTTAGGATTTAATGAAGAATAGGGGTCTTGAAAAACCATTTGTACATCTCTTCTAAACTCTTTTATATTTCGCTTCGTTACTTCTTTATTATTAATAAAGATCTGACCGGACGTAATATCATTTAATCCAATAATGCCTCGTCCAGTTGTCGTCTTACCGGAACCGGACTCACCAACTAGACCATATGTTTTTCCTTCTTCTAGTGAAATGTTTAATCCATCAACAGCTTTTACATACCCAACGGTTCTTTTTAAAATACCTGCTTTAATAGGGAAATGTATTTTTAAATCTTTAATTTGCAGAAATCCCATCCACTACTTCCTCCTTAGATGCAAATTCAAATGTCTTGTAGCAACTACAACGAACATAATGATGTGGTGATATTTCATGAAGCTGAGGGTTTTCCTCATGAGCTGCATCACCAATCCATGGAATGCGTTCTGCAAATCGACAGCCCGTTCTAGGTAAATTCACTAAAGAAGGTACTACCCCTTGAATAACATGTAACTTTGTTTTAGCCGTATTGTTGGTTGGATTTGATTGTAATAGCGACCTCGTGTATGGGTGCTTTGGATTTGCAAATAACTCTTCAACGGGAGCTAATTCAACAATTTGACCAGCATACATAACAGCCACTTTATCCGCCATTTCCGCGACAACACCTAAATCATGGGTAATCAGAATAACGCCACTATTCAATTCATTTTTAAGCTTGCTTATCAGCCCTAATATTTGCGCTTGTATCGTTACATCAAGTGCGGTCGTTGGTTCATCCGCTATTAAAAATGCAGGGTTACAAGAAATGGCAATCCCTATCACCACTCTTTGTCTCATTCCACCAGAAAGTTCATGTGGGTATTGATTGTAAACCACCTCTGGTCTTGAAATACCAACTTGTTGTAAGAGCTCTAATACTCTATTTTTACGCTCTATTTTTGTTAAATCCGTATGTAAAATAAGTGATTCTTCGAGTTGTTTCCCAATTATCATTAGTGGGTTTAGCGCTGACATTGGGTCTTGGAAAATCATTCCTAATTCTCCGCCTCTTAACTTCTGTAATCTTGCTTCAGATACTTTGGCAATATCTTCACCTTTATAGTTTATTTCACCTTCAATTTTCGATTTACCTTTTGGATGTAAACCTAGAATAGAAAACCCTAAAGCACTTTTTCCTGAACCAGATTCGCCAACAATGCCAAGAATTTCATTTTTATTTACTGTGAGCGTGACATCGTCAACAGCGGCATAATATTCATTATTAATTCGAAAAGATGTTTTTAAATTCTGAATCTGAAGAAGTCTATTGTCCGACATCTTATCCCACCTGACCATTTAAATGTTTAGTCTATTTACGATTATCTCATTTATCTGTCAATGAATAACCTAAAACATCCTTGTACGCTTTTAGCTGTATACTGACGTCCAGTTGATGAATAGAAGTTGATTGCGCTAGTGTTTCATTTACAAACCTTAGTAGCCGCTCATTGTCGTTGAAATAGGCTTGCACGATGAAGTGATGATAGCCGGATACCGAATCAACGCAAATGATTTCTTTAAACGAAGCTAGCCATTTCCCAACCTCATCTTGTTTTCCAACCTTGACATTTATACCAATAATCGCTTTTACGCTTAAGCCTAATTTGATTGGATCAATCTTAATAATAAAGTCAAAAACACCGCTATTAACCATTTTCTTTGAGCGTTGCCTAATGGTTCCTTCACTTACGTGCAATTCTCTTGCTATTTGACTATACGTATATTTACCGTTTTTTTGGTATAAATCCAATATTTTAAAATCTAGCGCGTCAAGTTTCTCCATCTCGTATCACTCTCTATTTCCCAACTTTGATTTAAACTTCCGCTACGAATTCATGAAACAATAATCAGATTTATTCATTTTTTCGTAAAAGTTATTGTCAGTATAAAAGAACCCTTTGTAGAAAGCAACAAATTTTTTAGACAAATGTGACTATAATTTATAGTTTTACAAACTTTTTGATAGTCACGTTTTTTCAGTATACCATATCTTAAAATAATGTATATTATTATTTTTTCACATTATTCTAACCTTTCTCCTACTAAAAACAAGCTCATTTATTATACTGTCAAATTATTCTCGTTAGTTGGGACAAGTTGTCAAGTAATCTGACAAAATTTCTATTATTTTACGTTCTATTCACACGACAGATTATGCTATAATTTGACCTTGGAATGTTGACAAACTTATTTTTTATAAATTGTAGTGAAATGAGGGATGAATACAATGGATGATACGCGTAAATATCGTCGAAAACAAAAGAAGAAACGACTGCTTTTAAAGACGATATTAGCTACAGCGTTAATTGCTATTTTAGCAGTCGGCACTGGTGCCTGGTACGTTGTCAATCAATTAAATGATACAGCTTCTAGCGCTTATCAAGGATTAAATCGTGGTGAAATGTCTGAATTACGGGTCGAGCCTGTAGACATCGGTAAAGATAATTTTTCAATGCTTATACTCGGCAGTGACTTCCGAGAAGGCGATAGTGGCGGTGAACGAACAGATACTATGCTAGTCGCTACCTTTAATAAAGGGGATCGTTCTATTAAACTGACGAGTATTCCACGCGATACGTATACGGAAATTATTGGTTATACAGAGGGACCTTTTTACGATAAAATCAACCATGCAAATGCCTTTGGTGGCATTGATATGGCAATTGATACTGTCGAAAACCTTCTAGATATTCCGATCGATCATTATGCATTAGCCCGTTTTGATGGATTAGTCGATATTATTGATGCGTTAGATGGGATTGAAATTGATGTAACATATGAATTTGACTTTAAAGAAAAAAGTCGTAATGTCGATTTTACATTTACAAAAGGACCAACCCATATGGACGGTGAAAAAGCTCTCGCCTATGCCCGTGAAAGAAAATCGGCTGAGAGTGGTGGAGATAAAGGACGAGGCATTCGTCAGCAACAAGTTATTGAAGCTATTATTGACCGAGCAGCATCTCTTTCT from Shouchella hunanensis includes these protein-coding regions:
- a CDS encoding YigZ family protein, which gives rise to MLANYKTVKQTGNYEIVVQKSRFISHFKRTSTEQEALDFIQEIKKNHWNATHNCSAYLIGETDHIQKANDDGEPSGTAGVPMLEVLKKRGLKDTTVVVTRYFGGIKLGAGGLIRAYGGSVSEGLKQIGVVNRTLCYTMATTIDYTWLGKIENEIRQSSYPLKEITYADSVTVHVFVESDQIDAYKDWITELTNGQAETIQGKSVYLETDA
- a CDS encoding response regulator transcription factor — translated: MIVQETDEIRIVIIDDHPLFREGVKRILSMEQNFNVVADGEDGSQVIDLVRNHRPDVILMDINMPKLNGVEATKELVKVFPKVKVLILSIHDDESYVSHVLRTGASGYLLKEMDAESLVEAVKVVATGGAYIHPKVTSNLIKEYRRLAKQDEKHQDSVGYREVEYRKPLHILTRRECEVLQLMTDGQNNRAIGESLYISEKTVKNHVSNILQKMNVNDRTQAVVEAIKKGYVIVR
- a CDS encoding DegV family protein, whose amino-acid sequence is MKTAVITDTTAYLAKETIEELKINTIPLSVNFSDGTYREGIDLTTEAFYQKLEEEEALPTTSQPAIGEFVELFNRLEQEGYTDVVCIHLSARISGTLQTALSAGEMKETLNVYGFDSEISCSPQGFYVRSAAKLALEGSSGADILTYLEKQQQQVRAYFMVHDLNHLRRGGRLSGAQAIFGSLLQIKPILHFEEGQIMPFEKVRTEKKALNRMLDLLFDDLKNGHVNEIAVIHANRLEGAESLKTKIQDAYPEANVEISYFGPVIGTHLGPSSLGIGWC
- a CDS encoding ABC transporter permease, which gives rise to MEAQKKIQIDPSKDALIKTPSGAKVILVEILKDKVALISAILLLLIAAFVFGVSIILDQDQIVTVDLLAIFEPPSSEFWLGTDHGGRDVFGQLIIGTRNSLLIGVAVTVLSGLVGLGMGLIAGYFGGHTDNVVMRIVDFFLVLPTTMIIIAFVAVVPNYSLLQFTLIMSAFIWISMARLIRSKALQQSELEYIQAARTLGTPHYKIIFSHLLPNLNSIIIVNLTLSLAANIGIETGLSFLGFGFPESTPSLGTLMSHATNPQILELRPWVWLPASILVLVLMLCINNVGQALKRATDAKQRRG
- a CDS encoding trimeric intracellular cation channel family protein: MDTWEIFTIIGTIAFALSGAIVAFEEKYDLFGIYTLAFITAFGGGMIRNIVVGIPVSAFWSQTSLFIITFCLITILFFLPAFLFKLWDRWGVFFDAVGLSAFAIQGALFAKTANESIFAMMLAAVLTGVGGGILRDVLAGRKPMVLHSDIYAGWALMGGIIIGLGLDHPIMQYSLFVLIIVMRMLTVHYKWRLPQVDKRI
- a CDS encoding pyroglutamyl-peptidase I, with product MKKVILTGFEPFLNHEANPSELIVSALDEKVINGLQVKSVVLPVSFQRAAEIMKKLIKEEDPAAIVMLGLAGKRTAISLERIAINVMDGPEDNDGVVMSDQPIHEQGPAAYFSTLPLREIEAGVKEHDSHVYVSNTAGTYVCNALMYETLHELKRLEKRVPSGFIHIPFTKELNEANPLTHENLYQAITVLLQKLSLSIQASVSR
- a CDS encoding oligopeptide ABC transporter substrate-binding protein, encoding MKKLLKPKFYLAPTLVAVLALAACSDNGDGGGSSEPSGTGEEEGSEETIENEDGIYSLDDFEPTKTADGEAIEGGTLNVGVVASSPFEGTLDWQHYSISTDNDIIQFFSESLFTMDEAFNITDEGAATIDVSEDNLTYTITIKDNVNWHDGEPVKAEDFVFAHEVIGHKDYDGVRYDASFRNIVGMEEYHNEEADDISGFNIIDEKTVELTFKEATPSLMSGGIWYYAMPKHYFEGVEVADMPSSDQVRREPLGYGPFVVENIVPGESVTLSKNEDYWQGAPLVDEVVLTVVNPDVVVESLKTGQIDIVTTFPATQFADNADMSNVDWLGRVSRGYQYTGFKLGTWDADAGEVAYDPDSKMANESLREAVRLAVNYEELGNRMYNGLRFPATTVIPPYHALYHDDTNPGFDYDPERAKELLAEAGYEDLDGDGFVEDPNGEELVITYAARQGDATAEAVSNYEMQAWRDIGLNIELLEGSLTEPNAFYDRIEEDDPAIDMYSAGWNVGSDVDPSGIFGSQSMFNYPRYTDDTLEEILADGLSEGAFEQSYRQDVYNQFQAHINEVLPLAPTLYQIDTFPINNRVSGISYEVGNNDYGWHTVQLNDENAAVD
- a CDS encoding sensor histidine kinase; protein product: MEEVKVLNQIISQTIDTVSTSREKIFEIGERSRTEHVYLSKELEQTKQKVLEVIQKVDKSSLNARHARNRLAKVSKEFNNYTNDEVRAAYEQASEFQVEMAVLQQEEKLLRTRRDDIERRLRNLQDTISRAEQLSVQMSVVFDFLASDLKKVGEIIEDAKEKQSFGLKIIEAQEEERGRLSREIHDGPAQMMANVMLHSELIERIYHEKGIQEALKEIRGLRIMVRSSLAEVRRIIYDLRPMALEDLGLVPTLRKYLENSEERHDLTIHFKHFGIDNRLEQHFEIALFRLVQEAVQNALKHAKPSEILVKIEMNRNQVMVVVKDDGIGFNPSQKKEASFGIIGMKERVNMLNGSIKIQSEIEQGTSIFIQLPVTTV